A genomic segment from Nitrospira sp. encodes:
- a CDS encoding Aminomethyltransferase (glycine cleavage system T protein) encodes MRQTPLIDAHRKAQAKLVDFAGWEMPIHYTGVVDEYQTVRRQAGLFDVSHMGRISVTGPGSLAFLQRVTTNDVSKLSVHQSQYSMVCTPQGGIKDDIFIYHVKPYEFLVCVNASNREKIVAWLQENVAQAKGCKVQDHSSTLAQLAIQGPASRDILTAAGLSELATLKIRHCLDATLCGQSTLVTRTGYTGELGYELYVPAEGAAEIWNRLLESGRPHGIKPTGLGARDLLRLEMAYLLYGNDMNEGTTPIEAGAEWVMKFDKGEFIGRTALFAQQSRGATRRLVAFELVEKAVPRHGFKILSHLAPHAVIGEVTSGNLSPLLQKGIGMGYVPPAAAQPGSSILIDIRGKSCPALVVKPPFYKKAAAS; translated from the coding sequence ATGCGACAGACACCGCTGATCGACGCTCATCGTAAGGCACAAGCCAAGCTCGTGGACTTTGCCGGCTGGGAAATGCCCATCCACTATACCGGCGTCGTAGACGAATACCAGACGGTCCGGCGGCAGGCCGGGCTGTTCGATGTCAGTCACATGGGACGCATCAGCGTCACAGGACCGGGATCCCTCGCATTCTTGCAGCGCGTCACCACCAACGATGTCTCCAAACTGTCTGTGCACCAGTCGCAATATTCCATGGTCTGTACGCCCCAAGGCGGGATCAAAGACGACATCTTCATCTACCACGTGAAACCCTATGAATTTCTCGTCTGCGTCAACGCATCCAACCGAGAAAAGATCGTCGCATGGTTGCAGGAGAACGTGGCGCAGGCCAAGGGCTGCAAAGTCCAAGACCATTCATCCACCCTCGCACAACTCGCGATCCAAGGCCCGGCCTCCCGTGACATCCTCACCGCAGCAGGCCTCTCTGAGTTGGCAACGCTGAAGATTCGTCACTGCCTGGACGCGACCCTGTGCGGTCAATCGACCCTGGTCACGCGAACCGGCTACACCGGTGAGTTAGGGTATGAATTGTATGTTCCGGCAGAGGGAGCAGCTGAGATCTGGAATCGGCTTCTTGAATCGGGCCGTCCGCATGGCATCAAACCGACCGGGTTGGGGGCGCGTGATTTGTTGCGGCTCGAGATGGCCTATCTCCTGTACGGAAACGACATGAATGAGGGAACGACCCCGATCGAGGCCGGAGCGGAATGGGTCATGAAATTCGATAAGGGAGAGTTCATCGGTCGAACGGCATTATTCGCACAACAATCACGCGGAGCGACCAGACGACTCGTCGCCTTTGAGCTTGTTGAAAAGGCCGTCCCGCGGCATGGATTCAAGATTTTGAGTCACCTAGCCCCCCATGCTGTGATCGGCGAAGTTACCAGCGGGAATTTGTCTCCCTTGCTGCAGAAAGGGATCGGAATGGGATATGTCCCACCCGCAGCAGCTCAACCAGGCTCGTCGATCCTGATCGATATTCGAGGCAAGTCCTGTCCAGCCCTGGTCGTCAAGCCCCCGTTTTACAAGAAAGCCGCCGCGTCGTAA
- a CDS encoding ADP-ribose pyrophosphatase, with protein MIKPIYKGKVVTLNVDTVRLPNGHTIDLEVIRHPGASAVVPLKEDGTVVLIRQFRHAANGFIYEIPAGKLHPQEDPLDCAARELEEEIGYKAGRFELLSSIWTAPGFADEVIHIYLATGLTTGTQNLDHDEVLEVVEMPLRDAILKIEDGTIRDGKTIVGLQAVYIRQERNR; from the coding sequence ATGATCAAACCGATCTACAAAGGAAAGGTCGTCACCCTTAACGTCGATACGGTGCGTCTCCCGAACGGTCACACGATTGATCTGGAAGTCATCCGCCATCCCGGCGCCTCCGCCGTTGTCCCCCTGAAGGAGGACGGAACGGTCGTGCTGATTCGTCAATTCAGACACGCGGCAAACGGATTCATCTACGAGATCCCAGCCGGGAAACTGCATCCACAGGAAGATCCGCTGGATTGTGCGGCCCGTGAGCTTGAAGAAGAAATCGGCTACAAGGCAGGCCGCTTCGAACTCCTCTCCAGTATTTGGACGGCTCCGGGCTTTGCCGACGAAGTCATCCACATCTATCTCGCGACGGGCCTGACGACGGGTACCCAGAACTTGGATCACGATGAAGTGTTGGAAGTGGTGGAAATGCCGCTGCGTGACGCAATCTTGAAAATCGAAGATGGGACGATTCGAGACGGGAAAACGATCGTGGGGCTGCAGGCGGTCTACATACGACAGGAACGAAACCGGTGA
- a CDS encoding Ribosome-binding factor A, translating to MKKMMLTVMAAALLVAFSAPSFAGEEKKKDEKKGGHFSQTLFGEEKKKDEKKGGHLSQTVFGEEKKKDKGGK from the coding sequence ATGAAGAAGATGATGTTGACTGTCATGGCGGCCGCATTGCTGGTCGCGTTCAGCGCTCCTTCCTTTGCCGGTGAGGAGAAGAAGAAAGACGAGAAGAAGGGCGGACACTTCTCCCAGACCCTCTTCGGTGAAGAGAAGAAGAAGGATGAGAAGAAGGGCGGACACCTGTCCCAGACCGTGTTCGGCGAAGAGAAGAAGAAGGATAAGGGCGGCAAGTAA
- a CDS encoding G/U mismatch-specific uracil DNA glycosylase, whose amino-acid sequence MTPGSSLPDHLAQDLRILFVGINPGLRSAALGHHYAGPSNRFWTLLYDANLVPERLTYRDDWRLPAWGLGLTNLVPRATAGVDGLTLQDYAAGRPRLIQKVRRYRPRAVAILGITLYPILFPLEPKKSSPKPGLQSITLHGSDIVLLPNPSGRNASYSYQTMLRAFRALATYLT is encoded by the coding sequence ATGACTCCTGGATCTTCGCTTCCTGATCATCTCGCTCAGGACCTGCGCATCCTGTTTGTCGGCATCAATCCTGGGCTGCGCTCCGCCGCACTCGGCCACCATTATGCGGGGCCATCGAATCGTTTCTGGACACTGCTGTACGACGCGAACCTGGTACCAGAACGGCTGACCTATCGAGACGACTGGCGCTTGCCTGCATGGGGGCTGGGACTCACCAATCTGGTTCCACGAGCCACAGCCGGTGTGGATGGCCTCACGTTGCAGGACTACGCAGCAGGCCGTCCGAGATTGATACAGAAGGTGCGCCGGTACCGCCCGCGTGCCGTCGCCATCCTGGGAATCACACTCTATCCCATCCTCTTTCCTCTCGAACCGAAAAAGAGTAGCCCGAAGCCGGGCCTGCAATCGATCACCCTGCACGGCTCCGACATCGTGCTTCTCCCCAACCCCAGCGGACGCAATGCATCCTATTCCTACCAGACCATGCTGAGGGCCTTTCGCGCGTTGGCTACTTACCTGACTTGA
- a CDS encoding Ribokinase produces MVLVVGSSNIDLTATVERLPCRGETVLGQHCTQSFGGKGANQALAARRAGAEVVFLTKLGMDDNGSMMERQLAAQGLSQVVVLRDAQAPTGVAMIVVDQEGDNQIVVVPGSNGRLTPEDIRQNIDRMAGARVLLVQMEIPLETVQEALALAKRQGLMTILNPAPACPLPSELLRMADILTPNKKEACTLAGSADLTEAIHALAMCGERTVVVTCGAEGVLMCRDKELISIPAFLVDTIDSTGAGDAFNGVLACAVAEGVSIGTAIELANAAGALATTRRGAQESMPARREIEWLRRFGTRRVRSA; encoded by the coding sequence ATGGTCCTAGTCGTCGGCTCAAGCAACATCGATCTGACGGCGACGGTCGAACGCTTGCCCTGCCGTGGGGAAACCGTGCTCGGACAGCATTGTACGCAATCGTTCGGCGGCAAGGGGGCGAATCAGGCCCTGGCGGCGAGACGCGCCGGAGCGGAGGTCGTCTTCCTCACCAAGTTGGGGATGGATGACAATGGATCGATGATGGAACGACAGTTGGCCGCGCAGGGGCTCTCTCAAGTCGTGGTCCTGCGTGACGCCCAGGCTCCCACCGGAGTCGCGATGATTGTGGTCGATCAGGAGGGCGACAACCAAATCGTAGTGGTTCCCGGCAGCAATGGACGGCTCACCCCCGAGGATATACGGCAGAACATCGACCGGATGGCCGGCGCACGCGTGCTCTTGGTTCAGATGGAAATTCCGCTGGAAACCGTTCAGGAAGCGTTGGCGCTGGCGAAACGGCAGGGCCTCATGACGATTCTCAATCCGGCTCCGGCCTGTCCGTTGCCGTCCGAACTCCTGCGAATGGCGGATATTCTGACGCCGAACAAAAAGGAAGCCTGTACCTTGGCCGGTTCGGCAGACCTCACCGAAGCAATCCATGCGTTGGCCATGTGCGGAGAGAGGACCGTCGTGGTGACATGCGGCGCGGAGGGGGTGTTGATGTGTCGCGACAAGGAACTGATCTCAATTCCGGCCTTTCTCGTCGACACAATCGATTCGACCGGCGCCGGAGATGCATTTAACGGTGTGCTGGCTTGTGCCGTCGCTGAAGGGGTGTCGATCGGAACCGCGATCGAGCTTGCCAACGCGGCCGGCGCCTTGGCCACGACCAGGCGTGGGGCGCAGGAATCGATGCCTGCCAGGCGCGAGATCGAATGGTTGCGTCGATTTGGGACAAGAAGGGTGCGTTCGGCGTGA
- a CDS encoding Inosine-uridine preferring nucleoside hydrolase → MQRRNPTRVIIDTDSGADDALAILLALASPELDVVGVTTVCGNVPVGQATKNLCRILNLAKTPSGLLIGQGAARPLEEDLVTAVKVFGSDGLGGLDVILSPGGSPRYPPARLPPLLSTAQEVWNDCVRRYPDELTLITLGPLTNVALALKVNPLMVQRFHSVIVMGGAIGVPGNVAPAAEFNIYVDPHAAHRVFQACLPLTLIPLDVTTKVWAARSTLATWAAESYDPLGRIVADITGKALDFAEQMEGHGRFYFHDPLAVLAAVDPSLMAMESLHVSVEKDGQVARGMTIADRRVLKPEQKSISNMLVAVDVDVPRTLDLLRSRLCPWS, encoded by the coding sequence ATGCAGAGACGAAATCCGACCAGAGTCATCATCGATACCGATTCAGGGGCCGACGATGCTCTGGCAATCCTGTTGGCCTTGGCCTCGCCGGAGTTGGATGTGGTCGGAGTGACCACCGTTTGCGGCAATGTGCCGGTCGGGCAGGCGACCAAGAATCTGTGTCGCATCCTCAACCTCGCGAAGACGCCATCCGGATTATTGATAGGACAGGGAGCGGCCAGGCCGCTGGAGGAAGACCTTGTCACGGCGGTGAAGGTCTTCGGTAGCGATGGCCTTGGGGGTCTGGACGTGATTCTCTCCCCCGGAGGCTCTCCTCGGTATCCTCCGGCCAGACTGCCGCCCCTGCTCTCCACCGCTCAAGAGGTGTGGAATGACTGTGTGCGGCGCTACCCCGATGAACTCACCTTGATCACGCTCGGGCCCCTGACGAATGTGGCCCTGGCGTTGAAAGTGAACCCCCTGATGGTTCAGAGGTTTCATTCGGTGATTGTGATGGGGGGTGCGATCGGCGTCCCGGGCAATGTGGCGCCGGCGGCCGAGTTCAATATCTACGTAGATCCACATGCCGCCCATCGAGTGTTTCAGGCATGTCTTCCGTTGACGCTCATTCCGCTCGATGTGACGACCAAGGTGTGGGCTGCGCGAAGCACCCTGGCGACCTGGGCGGCGGAATCGTACGATCCGCTCGGTCGCATCGTGGCGGATATCACCGGCAAGGCACTCGATTTTGCCGAACAGATGGAGGGCCATGGACGGTTCTATTTCCACGATCCGCTGGCTGTATTGGCTGCCGTCGATCCCTCCCTGATGGCCATGGAATCGCTTCATGTGTCGGTCGAAAAGGATGGGCAGGTGGCTCGTGGGATGACCATCGCCGATCGACGGGTACTCAAGCCTGAACAGAAGTCTATTTCGAACATGCTTGTCGCAGTCGATGTGGATGTGCCCCGTACGTTGGATCTCCTGCGATCCAGGCTCTGCCCATGGTCCTAG
- a CDS encoding Glycine dehydrogenase [decarboxylating] (glycine cleavage system P protein) — MPQPNFLESNDTFVPRHIGPTESDIQEMLAVLSLPSLEALVEATVPSDIRLQGPLTVPAPRGEQQVLVELRELAEQNQVWRSLIGMGYYDCITPPVIQRNILENPGWYTQYTPYQAEIAQGRLEALVTFQTMVADLTGLPLANASLLDEATAAAEAMTMCAAMSKAAGHERKKFFVSENCHPQTIAVVQTRAEPLGIILQVGAMKSLDLSQGEFFGTLLQYPTTDGYVGDYSEFVTRAHGAGAYVVVATDLLALTLLRPPGEFGADVAVGSSQRFGVPLGFGGPHAAFLATKEEFRRQMPGRIVGVSKDVTGRTAYRLALQTREQHIRREKATSNICTAQVLLAVMAGMYAVYHGPKGLRRIAERIHGLTMVLAEGLRQHGCEVGLEPVFDTLRVPLSRAQADTILNRARQQKINLRRYDDHSLGLSLDEWSSLDEVQQLLALFVGHHVSAEELQALVQSVDGRYPASLARTSPYLTHPVFHRYHSEHEMVRYIHRLQSRDLSLIHSMIPLGSCTMKLNATAEMLPVTWPEFGRLHPFAPAEQTRGYQALFQQLESWLADMTGFAAISLQPNAGSQGEYAGLMVIRAYHRHRGETQRDVCLIPVSAHGTNPASASMCGMTVVPVACDQRGNVDLADLEAKATQHRNRLAAMMITYPSTHGVFEAGIRRMCQIVHTHGGQVYMDGANMNAQVGLCRPADLGADVCHLNLHKTFCIPHGGGGPGMGPIGVARHLAPFVPGHPVTQLGGPQSIGPVAAAPYGSPSILTISWVYIALMGREGLTKATQVAILNANYMAKRLEKYYPVLYSGIQGFVAHEFILDLRPLKESSGVEAMDVAKRLMDYGFHAPTVSFPVAGTLMIEPTESEAKGELDRLCEALVAIRGEIQDIIEGRYPRVGNVLKNAPHTALAVTASDWTRPYSREQAAFPAPWVRDNKFWPSVGRIDEAYGDRNLFCTCPPMDAAF, encoded by the coding sequence ATGCCACAACCTAATTTTCTTGAATCGAACGATACGTTTGTGCCACGCCATATCGGTCCGACGGAGTCGGACATCCAGGAGATGCTGGCGGTGCTGAGCCTGCCGTCGTTGGAGGCGCTCGTGGAGGCGACCGTTCCATCCGACATCCGGCTGCAAGGACCCCTCACGGTGCCTGCTCCGCGCGGCGAACAACAGGTGCTGGTCGAACTACGCGAGTTGGCCGAACAGAACCAGGTCTGGCGGTCGCTGATCGGCATGGGTTACTACGATTGCATTACCCCGCCGGTGATCCAGCGCAATATTCTGGAGAACCCCGGTTGGTATACCCAATACACTCCCTATCAAGCCGAGATCGCTCAGGGCCGCCTCGAAGCGCTGGTCACCTTCCAGACCATGGTGGCCGATCTCACGGGGTTGCCGCTTGCCAATGCGTCGCTCCTCGACGAGGCGACCGCTGCAGCCGAGGCGATGACGATGTGTGCGGCCATGTCCAAAGCGGCGGGACATGAACGTAAGAAATTTTTCGTCTCCGAGAATTGCCATCCGCAAACGATCGCGGTCGTGCAAACCCGTGCGGAACCGTTGGGCATCATCTTGCAGGTCGGCGCGATGAAATCGCTGGACCTTTCCCAGGGCGAGTTCTTCGGGACGTTGCTGCAATATCCCACCACGGACGGCTATGTGGGCGACTACAGCGAGTTCGTGACCCGTGCGCATGGTGCCGGAGCCTATGTGGTGGTGGCGACCGACCTGCTGGCATTGACGCTGTTGCGTCCACCCGGCGAGTTCGGCGCCGACGTGGCGGTCGGGTCGAGTCAGCGGTTCGGTGTGCCGCTAGGGTTCGGTGGTCCACACGCCGCGTTTCTTGCCACCAAGGAAGAATTTCGCCGGCAAATGCCGGGCAGGATTGTGGGTGTGTCGAAGGATGTCACGGGCCGAACGGCCTATCGGCTGGCGTTGCAAACCAGAGAACAGCACATCCGGCGTGAGAAAGCCACGAGCAACATCTGTACGGCGCAAGTGCTCCTGGCGGTCATGGCGGGCATGTACGCCGTCTACCACGGCCCGAAAGGGTTGCGGCGGATCGCAGAGCGAATTCACGGCCTCACCATGGTATTGGCGGAGGGGCTCCGGCAGCATGGCTGTGAAGTTGGACTGGAACCGGTCTTCGATACGCTGCGGGTTCCGCTTTCGCGCGCGCAAGCGGATACGATCCTGAATCGGGCACGGCAGCAGAAGATCAATCTGCGGCGGTACGATGATCACAGTCTCGGGCTCTCGCTGGATGAGTGGAGTAGCCTGGATGAGGTCCAGCAGCTGTTGGCGCTTTTTGTCGGACACCATGTTTCCGCCGAAGAACTGCAGGCACTGGTCCAATCGGTGGATGGGCGGTACCCTGCATCTCTTGCACGCACAAGTCCCTATCTCACGCATCCGGTGTTCCATCGCTACCATTCCGAGCATGAGATGGTGCGCTACATCCATCGCCTGCAATCGCGGGATCTTTCACTCATCCATTCCATGATTCCCTTGGGATCGTGCACGATGAAGTTGAATGCCACCGCTGAAATGCTGCCGGTAACCTGGCCGGAGTTCGGACGGCTCCACCCCTTCGCTCCGGCCGAACAGACGCGGGGGTACCAGGCGCTGTTCCAACAGCTGGAGTCCTGGTTGGCGGACATGACGGGATTTGCAGCCATCTCGCTGCAGCCCAATGCCGGTTCGCAGGGTGAATATGCCGGGCTCATGGTCATTCGCGCCTACCATCGACATCGAGGGGAGACGCAACGCGATGTCTGCCTGATTCCTGTGTCGGCGCATGGGACGAATCCTGCGAGCGCGTCGATGTGCGGGATGACGGTGGTGCCCGTGGCCTGTGATCAGCGTGGCAATGTGGATCTGGCTGATCTGGAGGCGAAGGCGACTCAACACCGCAACCGCTTGGCTGCGATGATGATCACCTACCCTTCGACCCATGGAGTCTTTGAGGCGGGTATTCGCCGGATGTGTCAGATCGTGCACACGCACGGCGGCCAGGTCTACATGGACGGCGCCAACATGAATGCCCAAGTCGGACTCTGCCGGCCGGCCGACCTGGGTGCCGACGTCTGTCATTTGAATCTGCACAAGACCTTCTGTATCCCTCACGGCGGCGGCGGACCCGGCATGGGTCCGATCGGTGTTGCCCGGCACCTGGCGCCTTTCGTGCCCGGCCATCCGGTCACGCAGCTCGGCGGACCGCAGTCGATCGGGCCGGTCGCTGCCGCTCCTTACGGCAGCCCCAGCATCCTGACGATTTCGTGGGTCTATATCGCCCTGATGGGGCGAGAGGGTCTGACCAAGGCCACTCAAGTGGCGATTTTGAACGCGAACTACATGGCCAAACGACTGGAGAAATATTATCCGGTGCTCTACAGCGGCATACAGGGGTTCGTCGCACACGAATTCATTCTGGACCTGCGTCCGCTCAAAGAGAGCAGCGGAGTGGAGGCGATGGATGTGGCCAAGCGACTCATGGACTACGGATTCCATGCGCCTACCGTGTCTTTTCCCGTCGCCGGCACCTTGATGATTGAGCCGACGGAGAGTGAAGCCAAGGGAGAGTTGGACCGGTTGTGCGAGGCCTTGGTTGCGATCCGGGGCGAGATTCAGGATATTATCGAGGGGCGGTACCCGCGCGTGGGCAATGTGCTGAAGAACGCCCCGCACACGGCGTTGGCGGTCACCGCGTCCGACTGGACGAGGCCTTACTCGCGCGAACAGGCCGCCTTTCCCGCTCCGTGGGTTCGCGACAACAAGTTCTGGCCGAGCGTGGGCCGTATCGATGAAGCCTATGGCGACCGCAACCTCTTTTGCACCTGTCCGCCGATGGATGCTGCGTTCTAA